The Corynebacterium auriscanis genome includes the window CTACGCCCTTGCCCTCGCCGAGGTCACGTACAGCGGTGGTTTTGTGCCCCGTCTTCAGCTTCACGCCCAGCTTCTTGTACTGCTTGGCGATCTCCTTCGAGACATCCTTGTCTTCGTTGGGGAGCACGCGATCCATGAACTCCACAACGGTGATGTCCACACCAAAGTTGCTGAGTACGTACGCGAACTCCATGCCGATTGCACCCGCACCGATGATGACCATGGACTTTGGTGCGTTCTCGTCAAGGATTTGTTCCTCGTAGGAGACAATATTGCCACCCAGCTCTACGCCTGGCAGAGAGCGAACAACGGAACCGGTTGCAATAATGCAGTTATCGAAAGAGATCTTCTTTCCCGCATCATCGCCTTCGGTGATTTCGATCGTATGATCATCGACAAAGCTACCCAAGCCGTTGATCTCTTGGATCTTGTTCTTCTTCATCAGGAAGTGAACGCCCTTGACAATGTTGCCGGAGACCTTGCGGGAACGCTGGTGAGCGACCTTGAAGTCCATGGAGATATTGTCTCCGGTAATGCCGTAGGTCTTCGCTTCCTTAGTAATGGTGTGTGCGAGCTCCGCGTTGCGGATCAGCGCCTTCGAGGGGATACAACCCACGTTGAGGCACACGCCACCCCAGTACTGCTTCTCGATAACGGCGGTCTTCAGACCCAACTGAGCAGCACGAATAGCTGCCACGTATCCGCCGGGTCCGGCACCGAGTACTACTACGTCAAAATGTTCTTCAGCCACGCTTCCCAAGGATACGCAAGACTGGCGCCGATGTCTGCCGTCGATGCTAATCCCTGGCGTTTTGGTGCCCAGATCGTGTGCTGCACCTAGGCTGCCCTACCCTTTCTGTCCCCTTCGGCTTGCACCGTTCTTCGAAAGGCGCGGTGACGCACACAAAAAACCTTCTACTATTGCTTCCCAAAATTTGCTACGGGAGGGTAATGTACGGCATGACTTAAACGTTGATAAGTAAGACAAGCCCGTAGAGGGAACAGCGAATACTATAAACATGCACGTTTCCACTTCGGCATGACCGCCGGTAGGCGATTTCAAGAGGAATTTGAGGACTCTATTATGAAGCGACCGTTGATCCGCATTGGCGCCACAGGCCTTGCCATCGCCGCCAGCATTGCTCCCGCAGCCGCAGCCCCAGCGGCCTTCGCAGAACCCGCGCCGGCAGCGGCAGCGAGCACGCCGGCGAAAATCACCCGGGTACCTGCGCTGACAGAAAAGCAAAAGGCCGACGATTCCACCGCAAAGTGGCGCAAGATCATCGCAGAGTACAATTCCCACGATTACGACAACGTCTTTGAAACCACCGCGTACTCGCCATCCATGGATCGCAACATTCCCGTGGTTGTTATCCAGCCATATGACAAGGCCAAGCGTAAGAACGCTCCAACCCTCTACATGCTCAACGGCGCTGATGGCGGCGAGGGTGCTGCAAACTGGCTGGCGCAATCTGATGTGGTGACGTACTACGGCGGTAACCGCGGCAACTTCAAAAATGTCGACAAATCTCCGGGCATCGGTGCGAACATCGTTATTCCCATGGCTGGCAAGTACTCTTACTACACCGATTGGCAAAAGAGCGTTCCACAGCTGCAGGGCGGCAGCAAGAAGCCCCAAAAGTGGGAAACCTTCCTTACAAAGGAACTGCCTCAGGGCATCGAGCCATTTCTGGGAGCCAACGGCAAGCGTGGCATTGCGGGCCTGTCCATGGCTGCCACCTCTGTTCTGAACCTAGCGCAGCACAACCCCGGTTTCTACGACACGGTGGGTTCCTTCTCCGGCTGCGCCGCCACCACCACCGGTGCGGCTCCTGACTTGATCAATATCACGCTCAACCGCGGCGGCACCTCCATCAACGATATGTGGGGTGGCCGCAACACCGCTCTGGCACGGTACAACGACCCACAATTGAACGTTGCCAAGCTCAAGAACCAGAAGAACATGTACATTTCTAACGGTTCCGGCATCGCGGGCCCCCACGACTTGCTGGGTTCCGAACGCGTGGGCAAGAACTCCTCCGCATCCGCCACTGTGATCGTCGAAGGCGGAGTTATCGAAGCCGCAACCAACTGGTGCACCCACGAATTCCGGGCACGCACCCGCGCGCTGGGTATTCCCGTGACCTACAACTTCCGCCCCACCGGCACCCACCAGTGGGGTTACTGGCAGGACGACATGCGCGACTTCTGGCCCGTCGCAACCAAGGGGCTGGGCACGAAGGTAGCGCGTCCCGCCGAACCTCACCAGTCCGCAGGCGGCGACCTAGCCGGCAGCATTGCGCAGATTACCGGCTCCGCACCAGCCCGCAGGTAGGCGCGCCACTCCAGGGGCAGGGAAACTCCGTGCTGCCCCGCTGGTTTCCTCCGGAATAGACCACCCGGATCGCCCCAGCGCAGTCACCAAACGTGGGTTTCCATGGTCCAGCGACGGCGCGGATCAGGGTGGCGTCGGACAATAAAAAACCCACGACAAGCGCGGACCAGCCGTGCCACCCCAAGTGGCCAGCTGGTCCTCTTCTTATGCCCAAACCATGGTGGAACCACTGCAACCTAGTAAGGTTTTCGTGTGACTGTTCAACGCCCCCACCGCAGTACCCCCATCGCCGGCGCTATCGATACATACACCGGCGTGGAGTTCAACCTCGGGTTCCATATTCTCCACTACAACCTGGAGATAACCTACAACGCGAACCCGAACCACCTGCGCGCCACAGCCACCTTGTCAATGGAGAATTACCGGCCATTGAAATCGCTCACACTGGATCTCGCCGATGCCCTGCGCGTGAGCAAAGTAGAGGTGCGGGGCCACGGGGCTGCGCGAACCGAACCTGAATTAAAAGCCAAATTGCAGCTCAAACGCTATCGGCAATCCAACAAAAAGCTGCGCCTGACCTTCACCGACGAAATCCCCGAGGATCTATCGTTCGATATCGTCATTCACTACGCCGGCAACCCTCGCCCGCTGCGGTCCAAGTGGGGAGAGGTTGGCTGGGAGGAAACCAACAACGGAGCCCTTGTCGCAGGTCAACCCAATGGCGCTCCCAGTTGGTTCCCTTGCGATGACACCCCGGATGAAAAAGCTACTTACCGCATCGCGTTTACAACGAACAAGGACATCACGGCCGTCGCCACGGGAACACAGACTGCCATTTCTCACCGCGGGGCCTGGACAACCCGGGTGTTCGAGGTCAACTATCCCATGGCCACCTACCTGGTCGCGGTGTACGTGGGCCCGTACCAGCAAACGAATCTGCCCGATGCGCAGCTGGGCCGGAAGACCGTTCCGGTGCATGCCTGGCTGCCGTTCGGCGACCACCAGGCACGGTTGATTCGGGATCGTTTCGCGCACGATTTCGCAGATCAGTCCGCCATGGTCGAGGTTTATAGCGAGATGTTCGGCCCATATCCCTTCCCCGCCTACGGTGTGGTGATCACGGACGAAGTCATGGAGATTCCGCTCGAGGCCCAGGCCATGAGCATGTTCGGCAAGAACCACGCCAACGGCAAGAAAACGTGGGAGCGCCTGATCGCACACGAGTTGTCCCACCAATGGTTCGGAAATTCGGTGGGGTTGGTGGAGTGGCGCGATATT containing:
- a CDS encoding M1 family metallopeptidase produces the protein MTVQRPHRSTPIAGAIDTYTGVEFNLGFHILHYNLEITYNANPNHLRATATLSMENYRPLKSLTLDLADALRVSKVEVRGHGAARTEPELKAKLQLKRYRQSNKKLRLTFTDEIPEDLSFDIVIHYAGNPRPLRSKWGEVGWEETNNGALVAGQPNGAPSWFPCDDTPDEKATYRIAFTTNKDITAVATGTQTAISHRGAWTTRVFEVNYPMATYLVAVYVGPYQQTNLPDAQLGRKTVPVHAWLPFGDHQARLIRDRFAHDFADQSAMVEVYSEMFGPYPFPAYGVVITDEVMEIPLEAQAMSMFGKNHANGKKTWERLIAHELSHQWFGNSVGLVEWRDIWLNEGFACYAEWLWFERSQGIPAEKHARFHYHHLANKPQDLLLIDPGADNMFDDRVYKRGALTVHALRVLLGDDDFFDLLRRWTSEHRFGLVETRDLENLVLDIIQHRKDISAADVSSLFDSWLRRTELPYFPAVASSVYFGTTPTSSLNEDLSGLPAADLDTEVDSGGPARATARAASQAMDVASQAGEAVSTAAKNAIDAAKNTLGKNPLGK
- the lpdA gene encoding dihydrolipoyl dehydrogenase, which translates into the protein MAEEHFDVVVLGAGPGGYVAAIRAAQLGLKTAVIEKQYWGGVCLNVGCIPSKALIRNAELAHTITKEAKTYGITGDNISMDFKVAHQRSRKVSGNIVKGVHFLMKKNKIQEINGLGSFVDDHTIEITEGDDAGKKISFDNCIIATGSVVRSLPGVELGGNIVSYEEQILDENAPKSMVIIGAGAIGMEFAYVLSNFGVDITVVEFMDRVLPNEDKDVSKEIAKQYKKLGVKLKTGHKTTAVRDLGEGKGVEVDIESADGSKTETLEADRVMVSIGFAPRVEGFGLDNTGVKLTERGAIDIDDEMRTSVKHIFAIGDVTAKLQLAHVAEAQGVVAAEVIAGAETELLGDYQMMPRATFCSPQVASFGYTEEAAKKRAEEEGREIKVATFPYTANGKAQGLGHAVGFVKLVADAEYGELLGGHMVGPDVSELLPELTLAQRFDLTAEEIARNVHTHPTLSEAMKEAAHGIAGHMINL
- a CDS encoding alpha/beta hydrolase — encoded protein: MKRPLIRIGATGLAIAASIAPAAAAPAAFAEPAPAAAASTPAKITRVPALTEKQKADDSTAKWRKIIAEYNSHDYDNVFETTAYSPSMDRNIPVVVIQPYDKAKRKNAPTLYMLNGADGGEGAANWLAQSDVVTYYGGNRGNFKNVDKSPGIGANIVIPMAGKYSYYTDWQKSVPQLQGGSKKPQKWETFLTKELPQGIEPFLGANGKRGIAGLSMAATSVLNLAQHNPGFYDTVGSFSGCAATTTGAAPDLINITLNRGGTSINDMWGGRNTALARYNDPQLNVAKLKNQKNMYISNGSGIAGPHDLLGSERVGKNSSASATVIVEGGVIEAATNWCTHEFRARTRALGIPVTYNFRPTGTHQWGYWQDDMRDFWPVATKGLGTKVARPAEPHQSAGGDLAGSIAQITGSAPARR